A part of Homoserinibacter sp. YIM 151385 genomic DNA contains:
- a CDS encoding alpha-L-arabinofuranosidase C-terminal domain-containing protein, whose amino-acid sequence MAAHDDVTATVTVGGGTGSPISPMIYGAMIEHFGRTVAPGIWDQDRDIPRSDTKAAVTAMGVRALRYPGGCFSDTYHWRDGVGPKSERKLVEENFWTTVTQRIGGFGTSSSFASTPEGVAQLIGPPEPNLLGTDEFLQYCLDVDAEPFLVVNIGTGTPEEAADWVRYTNIDRHSPRPVTWWSIGNETWGTHEFGHSEPDVYGRRIVEFATAMRAVDPTIKLVGVGLPVHPSGGVLFDEEAGGMVRHTARAWNEAVLREAAAHIDLLSVHWYFPGMIERPLESLDDLRQLTTSPQLLDEIFTATTAMVDEVAGTEHRIDLSFDEWNRMVVFDDHLSTNHPLGNAAFFAGVYNAMLEHADRIPIAILSHLVNCLAPIQTSDDRLFVTVSYLVAQLYERHGRGTTVPTSVSGPEMAVPAFEGLQESLFLSPMVKNGRTAQVITAAAARDGDTASVFIVNAEPEAAQRVRVEGLEDGPVRLRWIDGPDVWSQNDLDHPDTLRLREATAEVEDGVVVVTVPPAGVLVVTR is encoded by the coding sequence ATGGCAGCGCACGACGACGTCACCGCCACCGTCACGGTCGGCGGCGGGACCGGCTCGCCGATCTCGCCCATGATCTACGGCGCGATGATCGAGCACTTCGGCCGCACCGTCGCCCCCGGCATCTGGGATCAGGACCGCGACATCCCGCGCTCGGACACGAAGGCGGCCGTGACCGCCATGGGCGTGCGCGCCCTCCGCTACCCCGGCGGCTGCTTCTCCGACACCTACCACTGGCGCGACGGCGTCGGCCCGAAGTCGGAGCGGAAGCTCGTCGAGGAGAACTTCTGGACGACCGTCACGCAGCGCATCGGCGGCTTCGGCACCAGCTCCTCCTTCGCCTCCACGCCCGAGGGCGTCGCGCAGCTCATCGGCCCGCCCGAGCCGAACCTGCTCGGCACCGACGAGTTCCTCCAGTACTGCCTCGACGTCGACGCGGAGCCGTTCCTCGTCGTCAACATCGGCACCGGGACCCCCGAGGAGGCCGCCGACTGGGTGCGCTACACGAACATCGACCGGCACTCGCCGCGCCCCGTGACCTGGTGGTCGATCGGCAACGAGACCTGGGGCACGCACGAGTTCGGGCACTCCGAGCCGGATGTCTACGGTCGTCGCATCGTCGAGTTCGCGACCGCGATGCGCGCCGTCGACCCGACGATCAAGCTCGTCGGCGTCGGCCTCCCCGTCCACCCCTCCGGCGGGGTCCTCTTCGACGAGGAGGCGGGCGGCATGGTCCGGCACACGGCGCGCGCCTGGAACGAGGCCGTGCTGCGGGAGGCGGCCGCGCACATCGACCTGCTCTCGGTGCACTGGTACTTCCCCGGCATGATCGAGCGGCCGCTCGAGAGCCTCGACGACCTCCGGCAGCTCACCACCTCGCCGCAGCTGCTCGACGAGATCTTCACCGCGACGACCGCCATGGTCGACGAGGTCGCCGGGACCGAGCACCGCATCGACCTCTCCTTCGACGAGTGGAACCGCATGGTCGTCTTCGACGACCACCTCTCGACGAACCACCCGCTCGGCAACGCGGCCTTCTTCGCGGGCGTCTACAACGCGATGCTCGAGCACGCGGATCGCATCCCGATCGCGATCCTCAGCCACCTCGTCAACTGCCTCGCGCCCATCCAGACGAGCGACGACCGGCTCTTCGTGACCGTGTCGTACCTCGTCGCGCAGCTCTACGAGCGCCACGGGCGCGGCACGACCGTGCCGACCTCGGTCTCGGGCCCGGAGATGGCGGTTCCCGCCTTCGAGGGTCTCCAGGAGAGCCTGTTCCTCAGCCCCATGGTCAAGAACGGCCGGACCGCCCAGGTCATCACGGCCGCCGCAGCCCGCGACGGCGACACCGCCTCGGTCTTCATCGTCAACGCCGAACCGGAGGCGGCGCAGCGCGTCCGGGTCGAGGGTCTGGAGGACGGCCCGGTGCGCCTGCGCTGGATCGACGGCCCCGACGTGTGGAGCCAGAACGACCTCGACCACCCCGACACGCTGCGCCTGCGCGAGGCGACGGCCGAGGTCGAGGACGGCGTCGTCGTCGTGACCGTGCCGCCCGCCGGCGTCCTGGTGGTCACCCGATGA
- a CDS encoding ABC transporter substrate-binding protein, which translates to MYLRKLTGGIAVSAALVMVMTGCTGGGSEAPAGDGKLAIGALVDVASFDPAQSDVGHYMQYLQPAYDTLIRLDDQGELQPMLAESWEYIDETNTTLELKLREGVEFSDGTPLTAEIAAASLERFAAANGPRSSALAAVDSYDAVDDTTLVVNLSTPDPALTHNLTLPAGMITNPEVADDALASVPAGTGPYVLDEDATRRGDVYVFTRNENYYDPDSFPFDEIDVRVLTDATARLNAVKTGQVDSALGFAPQKAEAEGAGLEVISAPGDWQGLFIIDREGTTTEALGDARVRQAINYAIDGDAILETVVFGEGSSSTQMFYPGTPAYDDALNDAYPFDPEKAKELLAEAGYADGFTLRMPSTDTFLPEVYPIVQQQLGDVGITVEFSPQTPAAGLDPYLGGEFPAYVFSWGSSQNWLDATLLLSEEGAWNPLHAADPEIADLMSRIAVASVEEQEPLYRELSAHVVDEAWFAPFYVVNNLAFHGPDVEVTPQPQQSVPSIYNYKPAGS; encoded by the coding sequence GTGTACCTGAGGAAGCTCACCGGCGGGATCGCCGTCTCCGCTGCCCTCGTCATGGTCATGACGGGATGCACCGGCGGCGGGAGCGAGGCCCCCGCCGGCGACGGGAAGCTCGCGATCGGCGCGCTCGTCGACGTCGCGTCGTTCGACCCCGCCCAGTCCGACGTCGGCCACTACATGCAGTACCTGCAGCCGGCCTACGACACCCTGATCCGGCTCGACGACCAGGGCGAGCTCCAGCCGATGCTCGCCGAGTCGTGGGAGTACATCGACGAGACGAACACCACGCTCGAGCTGAAGCTCCGCGAGGGCGTCGAGTTCTCCGACGGGACGCCGCTCACCGCCGAGATCGCCGCCGCCTCCCTCGAGCGCTTCGCCGCCGCCAACGGACCCCGCTCCAGCGCCCTCGCGGCCGTCGACTCCTACGACGCGGTCGACGACACGACGCTCGTCGTGAACCTCTCGACGCCCGACCCGGCGCTCACCCACAACCTGACGCTCCCGGCCGGCATGATCACGAACCCCGAGGTCGCCGACGACGCCCTCGCCTCCGTGCCCGCCGGCACCGGCCCCTACGTGCTCGACGAGGACGCCACCCGCCGCGGCGACGTCTACGTCTTCACCCGGAACGAGAACTACTACGACCCGGACTCCTTCCCCTTCGACGAGATCGACGTCCGCGTCCTCACCGACGCGACCGCCCGCCTCAACGCGGTGAAGACCGGCCAGGTGGACTCCGCGCTCGGCTTCGCGCCGCAGAAGGCGGAGGCGGAGGGCGCCGGCCTCGAGGTCATCAGCGCCCCCGGCGACTGGCAGGGCCTCTTCATCATCGACCGCGAGGGGACGACGACGGAGGCGCTCGGCGATGCGCGCGTCCGTCAGGCGATCAACTACGCGATCGACGGCGACGCGATCCTCGAGACCGTCGTCTTCGGCGAGGGCAGCTCCTCGACGCAGATGTTCTACCCGGGCACCCCGGCGTACGACGACGCGCTCAACGACGCCTACCCCTTCGACCCCGAGAAGGCGAAGGAGCTGCTCGCGGAGGCCGGCTACGCCGACGGCTTCACCCTGCGGATGCCCTCGACCGACACCTTCCTGCCCGAGGTCTATCCGATCGTGCAGCAGCAGCTCGGCGATGTCGGCATCACGGTCGAGTTCTCGCCGCAGACCCCCGCCGCGGGCCTCGACCCCTACCTCGGCGGCGAGTTCCCGGCCTACGTCTTCAGCTGGGGCTCCTCACAGAACTGGCTGGATGCGACGCTGCTCCTCAGCGAGGAGGGCGCGTGGAACCCGCTCCACGCCGCCGACCCGGAGATCGCGGACCTCATGTCGCGGATCGCCGTCGCGAGCGTCGAGGAGCAGGAGCCGCTCTACCGGGAGCTCTCCGCCCACGTCGTCGACGAGGCCTGGTTCGCCCCGTTCTACGTGGTCAACAACCTCGCCTTCCACGGCCCCGACGTCGAGGTGACGCCGCAGCCGCAGCAGTCGGTCCCGTCCATCTACAACTACAAGCCGGCCGGCAGCTAG
- a CDS encoding ABC transporter permease, which yields MLAFLLKRVGAAAVLIALVSFISFALTWITPGDPARAILGVSASEEQVAQKRIELGLDQDVLPAFWSWVTKAVTGDLGASWFTNQAVAGSIADRLPVTLSITIAAVLVAGVLGISLGLWAASRRGVVDSLIQPFAVLGFAIPNFIVAIVLLTVLALNLRLLPATGWVDFDDDPAAWGRSMVLPVIALAVAATAAVAQQTRNAAIETLQLDYVRTLRGRGLGAGSIYLKHVLRNSAPVALTVLSLQFIGLLSGAVVIEYMFALPGIGALTVGAATRGDQPVIQGAVITVVIAVVVVNLLMDLAYAWLNPKVRS from the coding sequence ATGCTCGCATTCCTGCTCAAGCGCGTCGGCGCCGCGGCCGTGCTCATCGCGCTCGTGTCCTTCATCTCCTTCGCGCTCACCTGGATCACCCCCGGCGACCCCGCCCGCGCGATCCTCGGCGTCAGCGCCTCCGAGGAGCAGGTCGCGCAGAAGCGCATCGAGCTCGGCCTCGATCAGGATGTGCTCCCCGCATTCTGGAGCTGGGTCACGAAGGCCGTCACGGGCGACCTCGGCGCCTCCTGGTTCACGAACCAGGCGGTCGCGGGCTCCATCGCCGACCGCCTCCCCGTGACCCTCTCGATCACGATCGCCGCCGTGCTCGTCGCCGGCGTCCTCGGGATCTCGCTCGGCCTCTGGGCCGCCTCCCGCCGCGGGGTCGTCGACAGCCTGATCCAGCCCTTCGCGGTCCTCGGCTTCGCGATCCCGAACTTCATCGTCGCGATCGTGCTCCTCACGGTGCTCGCGCTGAACCTGCGGCTCCTCCCGGCGACCGGCTGGGTCGACTTCGACGACGACCCGGCCGCCTGGGGGAGGTCGATGGTGCTGCCGGTCATCGCGCTCGCGGTCGCCGCGACCGCCGCCGTCGCCCAGCAGACGCGCAATGCCGCGATCGAGACGCTCCAGCTCGACTACGTCCGCACCCTCCGCGGACGCGGGCTCGGCGCCGGCTCCATCTACCTCAAGCACGTGCTCCGCAACTCCGCGCCCGTCGCGCTCACGGTGCTCTCGCTCCAGTTCATCGGGCTGCTCAGCGGCGCGGTCGTGATCGAGTACATGTTCGCGCTGCCCGGCATCGGCGCCCTCACCGTCGGCGCGGCGACCCGCGGCGACCAGCCCGTCATCCAGGGCGCCGTCATCACGGTCGTGATCGCGGTCGTCGTCGTGAACCTGCTCATGGACCTCGCCTACGCGTGGCTGAACCCGAAGGTGCGCTCGTGA
- a CDS encoding ABC transporter ATP-binding protein/permease, producing MAEPEGALVTDTVSIATAAAARPRRSPLRRLLRTPGMLIPAVVLLAIVVAVAIAPLLGLPAPGFADVGAVRQPPGDGHPLGTDSSGRDVLSRLLWGGQTTLLAGLTGTAVTFLLGVPLGLAAGYYGGLLDSAATWLSNLIQSLPAIVALLAISVLIGSNPVAVMTVFGVLMVPAMFRPVRAAVLDVRRELYIDAAKVSGIRDLSIMGRHILGVVLPVALIQTGFIFGVALIVQAGLGFIGIGETGAASWGASLGEAFKDIYNAPFLIWPPAILITLTVLCLILLASVGRDLISDGAVPTRRPRRAVRRTAEVATAPASPIASGALLDVRDLVIEYRIDGEDRRVVDGVSFAVAPGRVLGLVGESGSGKTQSVLGVLGLLAAGGAVTSGSASYAGRDLVQLQPAEVAKLRGSEIGYIPQEPMSNLDPSFTIGSQLIEPMRRHLGISKAEARTRARELLVRVGIVDPDRTLASYPHQISGGMAQRVLIAGAVSCDPKLIIADEPTTALDVTVQAEVLDLLRSLIAERELALVIVTHDFGVVADICDDVVVMRGGRVLESASAARVFAEPEDAYTTALLAAAPAHLAARAPKDLSGAPVLLEAVDLEITYPGRRAFTAVKDVSFEIRQGETLGLVGESGSGKSTIGRAILGLAPVTAGDIRWDGGSIAHAGRTARRTLSSDIQVVFQDPYSSLNPAMAVEDILVEPLLIEPGVTRADALSRVRGLLDAVHLPQDAGRRRAREFSGGQRQRVAIARALSRSPRLIICDEAVSALDLSTQSSVLDLFAELQQRTGVAYLFISHDLDVVRHIADRTAVIQHGALVEVGDSEEVAARPREPYTQRLADASPYPDPVIQAERRERRRAALAADRA from the coding sequence GTGGCTGAACCCGAAGGTGCGCTCGTGACCGACACCGTCTCCATCGCGACCGCGGCGGCCGCCCGGCCCCGCCGCTCGCCGCTGCGGCGCCTGCTCCGCACGCCCGGCATGCTCATCCCCGCCGTCGTGCTCCTCGCGATCGTCGTCGCCGTCGCGATCGCGCCGCTCCTCGGCCTCCCCGCGCCCGGCTTCGCGGATGTCGGCGCCGTCCGGCAGCCGCCCGGCGACGGGCACCCGCTCGGCACCGACTCCTCGGGCCGCGACGTGCTCAGCCGCCTCCTCTGGGGCGGGCAGACGACGCTCCTCGCCGGACTCACCGGCACGGCCGTGACCTTCCTGCTCGGCGTGCCGCTCGGGCTCGCGGCCGGCTACTACGGCGGGCTCCTCGATTCCGCGGCGACCTGGCTCTCGAACCTCATCCAGTCGCTGCCCGCGATCGTCGCGCTCCTCGCGATCTCCGTGCTGATCGGCTCGAACCCGGTCGCCGTCATGACCGTGTTCGGCGTGCTCATGGTGCCGGCCATGTTCCGGCCGGTGCGGGCGGCCGTGCTCGACGTGCGGCGCGAGCTCTACATCGACGCGGCGAAGGTCTCCGGCATCCGCGACCTCTCGATCATGGGCCGCCACATCCTCGGCGTCGTGCTGCCGGTCGCGCTCATCCAGACCGGCTTCATCTTCGGCGTCGCGCTCATCGTGCAGGCCGGGCTCGGCTTCATCGGGATCGGGGAGACCGGCGCCGCGAGCTGGGGCGCCTCCCTCGGCGAGGCCTTCAAGGACATCTACAACGCGCCGTTCCTCATCTGGCCGCCCGCGATCCTCATCACCCTCACGGTGCTCTGCCTCATCCTGCTCGCCTCGGTCGGCCGCGACCTCATCAGCGACGGCGCGGTGCCGACGCGGCGGCCGCGCCGCGCCGTGCGCCGCACCGCCGAGGTCGCGACGGCGCCCGCCTCGCCGATCGCGAGCGGCGCCCTGCTCGACGTGCGCGACCTCGTGATCGAGTACCGCATCGACGGCGAGGACCGTCGCGTCGTCGACGGCGTGAGCTTCGCGGTTGCGCCGGGACGCGTCCTCGGCCTCGTCGGGGAGTCCGGCTCCGGCAAGACGCAGTCGGTGCTCGGCGTGCTCGGGCTCCTCGCCGCGGGCGGCGCCGTCACGAGCGGCTCGGCGAGCTACGCCGGGCGCGACCTCGTGCAGCTGCAGCCCGCCGAGGTCGCGAAGCTCCGCGGCAGCGAGATCGGCTACATCCCGCAGGAGCCGATGTCGAACCTCGACCCGAGCTTCACGATCGGCAGCCAGCTCATCGAGCCCATGCGGCGCCACCTCGGCATCTCGAAGGCCGAGGCGCGCACGCGGGCACGCGAGCTGCTCGTCCGCGTCGGGATCGTCGACCCGGACCGCACGCTCGCCAGCTACCCGCACCAGATCTCGGGCGGCATGGCGCAGCGCGTCCTCATCGCCGGCGCCGTCTCCTGCGACCCGAAGCTCATCATCGCCGACGAGCCGACCACGGCCCTCGACGTGACCGTGCAGGCGGAGGTCCTCGACCTCCTCCGCTCGCTCATCGCCGAGCGCGAGCTCGCGCTCGTCATCGTCACCCACGACTTCGGCGTCGTCGCCGACATCTGCGACGACGTGGTCGTCATGCGCGGCGGCCGGGTGCTCGAGTCCGCGAGCGCGGCGCGCGTCTTCGCCGAGCCCGAGGACGCCTACACGACGGCGCTCCTCGCGGCGGCGCCCGCCCACCTCGCGGCCCGGGCGCCGAAGGACCTCTCGGGCGCGCCCGTGCTCCTGGAGGCGGTGGACCTCGAGATCACGTATCCGGGCCGCCGTGCCTTCACCGCCGTCAAGGACGTCTCCTTCGAGATCCGGCAGGGCGAGACCCTCGGCCTCGTCGGCGAGTCGGGTTCCGGCAAGTCGACCATCGGGCGCGCCATCCTGGGGCTCGCGCCCGTCACGGCGGGCGACATCCGCTGGGACGGCGGCAGCATCGCGCACGCCGGCCGCACCGCGCGCCGGACCCTGAGCTCCGACATCCAGGTCGTGTTCCAGGACCCGTACAGCTCGCTCAACCCGGCGATGGCGGTCGAGGACATCCTCGTCGAGCCGCTCCTCATCGAACCGGGCGTCACGCGGGCCGACGCGCTCTCGCGTGTGCGGGGACTGCTGGATGCCGTCCACCTCCCGCAGGACGCCGGCCGGCGGCGCGCACGCGAGTTCTCGGGCGGGCAGCGCCAGCGCGTCGCGATCGCGCGCGCGCTCTCCCGCTCGCCGCGGCTCATCATCTGCGACGAGGCGGTCAGCGCGCTCGACCTCTCGACCCAGTCGAGCGTCCTCGACCTCTTCGCCGAGCTGCAGCAGCGCACCGGCGTCGCCTACCTCTTCATCTCGCACGACCTCGACGTCGTCCGCCACATCGCGGACCGCACCGCCGTCATCCAGCACGGCGCGCTCGTCGAGGTCGGCGACAGCGAGGAGGTGGCCGCGAGGCCGCGGGAGCCGTACACCCAGCGCCTCGCGGACGCCTCCCCCTACCCCGACCCCGTCATCCAGGCCGAGCGACGGGAGCGGCGCCGTGCCGCCCTCGCCGCCGACCGGGCCTGA
- a CDS encoding RraA family protein produces the protein MDAIREQLYTPVVGDILDELGYRRQFLPPEIRGIRETSRVVGRAMPVLVADVVGPQRVPFGRLTEALDQLEPGEVYIAQNATVPCSAWGEILTATARQRGAVGAVVDGYHRDTPRVLEQDFPVFSRGGYAQDAAVRASVLDYRCRIRIGDVEIEPGDLIFGDLDGVIVIPAAVEDEVIERALAKASTENTVRQAIEAGMSSTEALRTYGVL, from the coding sequence ATGGACGCGATCCGCGAGCAGCTCTACACGCCCGTCGTCGGCGACATCCTCGACGAGCTCGGCTACCGCCGGCAGTTCCTGCCGCCCGAGATCCGCGGGATCCGCGAGACCTCGCGCGTCGTCGGGCGGGCCATGCCCGTGCTCGTCGCCGACGTCGTCGGCCCCCAGCGGGTGCCCTTCGGGCGCCTCACCGAGGCCCTCGACCAGCTCGAGCCGGGGGAGGTCTACATCGCCCAGAACGCGACCGTCCCGTGCTCGGCGTGGGGCGAGATCCTCACCGCGACGGCACGCCAGCGGGGGGCGGTCGGCGCCGTCGTCGACGGCTACCATCGGGATACCCCGCGTGTGCTCGAGCAGGACTTCCCGGTGTTCAGCCGGGGAGGCTACGCCCAGGACGCCGCGGTGCGGGCATCGGTGCTCGACTACCGCTGCCGCATCCGGATCGGCGACGTCGAGATCGAGCCGGGGGACCTCATCTTCGGCGACCTGGACGGAGTCATCGTGATCCCAGCGGCAGTCGAGGACGAGGTGATCGAGCGGGCGCTGGCGAAGGCGAGCACCGAGAACACCGTGCGCCAGGCCATCGAGGCGGGCATGAGCTCGACCGAGGCGCTCCGCACCTACGGGGTGCTGTGA
- a CDS encoding sugar kinase, producing MAELVTLGESLGLLRALPPDAVELAATLRLGVAGAESNVAIGASRLGAQAVWIGRVGDDDVGRRILRELRAEGVRVHAAIDPEAPSALLIKETPPRGPARVRYYRRGMAGSRLAPEDVPRESIERAGLLHVTGITPSLSPSAEAAVALAVELAVEAGVPVSFDVNHRATLPRHRPAAELYLELARRATVLFAGDDEARLLVPEAADEEGLLAGLAELGPREVVLKLGDRGCLARIDGERLELPAVPVTVVDTVGAGDAFVAGYLAERLAGAAAADRLRTAVACGAAACTHPGDWEGSPRRAELAAAARGGDPVLR from the coding sequence GTGGCTGAGCTCGTCACCCTGGGCGAGTCGCTGGGGCTGCTGCGCGCCCTCCCGCCCGACGCGGTCGAGCTCGCCGCGACGCTGCGCCTCGGGGTCGCGGGCGCGGAGTCGAACGTCGCGATCGGCGCGAGCCGGCTCGGCGCCCAGGCGGTCTGGATCGGCCGCGTCGGCGACGACGACGTGGGCCGCCGCATCCTCCGGGAGCTGCGGGCGGAGGGGGTGCGGGTGCACGCCGCGATCGACCCGGAGGCGCCCTCGGCGCTCCTCATCAAGGAGACCCCGCCGCGCGGGCCCGCGCGGGTGCGCTACTACCGCCGCGGCATGGCGGGCAGCCGTCTCGCGCCCGAGGACGTGCCGCGCGAGTCGATCGAGCGCGCCGGCCTCCTCCACGTGACCGGGATCACGCCGTCGCTCTCGCCCTCGGCGGAGGCCGCGGTCGCGCTCGCCGTGGAGCTCGCGGTCGAGGCCGGGGTCCCGGTCTCCTTCGACGTCAACCACCGGGCGACGCTGCCGCGGCACCGGCCGGCCGCCGAGCTCTACCTCGAGCTCGCGCGGCGGGCGACGGTGCTCTTCGCGGGCGACGACGAGGCGCGGCTGCTCGTGCCGGAGGCGGCCGACGAGGAGGGCCTGCTCGCAGGCCTCGCGGAGCTCGGGCCGCGGGAGGTCGTGCTCAAGCTCGGCGACCGGGGGTGCCTCGCGCGCATCGACGGCGAGCGGCTGGAGCTGCCCGCGGTGCCGGTGACGGTCGTCGACACGGTCGGCGCGGGGGATGCCTTCGTGGCCGGCTACCTCGCGGAGCGGCTGGCCGGCGCCGCGGCCGCCGATCGGCTCCGCACGGCGGTCGCGTGCGGCGCGGCGGCGTGCACGCATCCCGGGGACTGGGAGGGCTCGCCGCGTCGCGCCGAGCTCGCGGCGGCGGCGCGCGGCGGGGATCCGGTTCTGCGCTAG